From one Nitrospirota bacterium genomic stretch:
- a CDS encoding DmsC/YnfH family molybdoenzyme membrane anchor subunit: MDLAQAHPDLVGQPLTINGCGVASSNLNRYVQHGFHFTADNCIACHACESACSEKNNLPPHLSFRKVGYLEGGSYPDVLRLNISMACNHCENPVCLKGCPTLAYTKYVEYGAVLQDPDICFGCGYCTWVCPYNAPQLDPVKGQVEKCNMCVDRLEIGLKPACVSACLSNALDFGVIEDIPQGKRQAKLAIPGFPDPSISRPNIRFQQTRSLPGEFRRADGQPIAYRRDQPGADRYAVAPGGPSGRAEWGLAKLRSREDPLVIFTLLSQAVVGAFAWLVLGPSLGGEGGAALSATTHPLAVTVTLWSLFGFQTIGMVMSTLHLGKPQYFYRAMNNLRHSWVSREIFAMGTFYHVLGALAIVTGFPDLTAWLPAGFGDRLPGLLGGAGVIAGCLGLYSMIRCYRIKARPFWDHWHSGGAFVSSALILGSAAVGTIFSLAEVAAGRSPYPVSRLAAGVLLFGLLLQGIALIAHIRFLDQRGNEAAVSRRLMLTTYGKTYAGRWVSWALLAASAVALLVVSAGDAATGLVPAAWVAVLSIATVHELVGRALFYVVVVPTTHPGAFFWGNKVFETHARATGLAERPQVGVVPDGH; this comes from the coding sequence AACCGGTACGTGCAGCACGGCTTTCACTTCACCGCGGACAACTGCATCGCGTGCCATGCGTGCGAGTCCGCCTGTTCGGAGAAGAACAACCTCCCTCCTCATCTTTCGTTCCGCAAAGTCGGGTACCTGGAAGGCGGGTCGTACCCGGACGTGTTGCGGTTGAACATTTCAATGGCCTGCAACCACTGCGAGAACCCGGTATGCCTCAAGGGATGCCCCACGCTCGCGTACACCAAATACGTGGAGTACGGCGCAGTGCTGCAAGACCCGGATATTTGCTTCGGCTGCGGCTACTGCACCTGGGTGTGTCCCTACAACGCGCCGCAGCTCGACCCGGTGAAGGGGCAAGTTGAGAAGTGCAACATGTGCGTGGACCGCTTGGAGATCGGGCTCAAGCCCGCGTGTGTGTCCGCCTGTCTGTCCAATGCCTTGGACTTCGGCGTGATCGAAGACATCCCGCAGGGCAAACGGCAGGCCAAGCTCGCGATCCCTGGATTTCCCGACCCGTCGATTTCGCGGCCCAACATCCGCTTTCAGCAGACCCGATCGCTGCCGGGTGAGTTTCGGCGCGCGGACGGCCAGCCCATCGCGTACCGGCGGGACCAACCGGGTGCGGACCGCTATGCCGTGGCTCCCGGTGGGCCATCGGGGCGAGCGGAGTGGGGATTGGCCAAGTTGCGATCGCGCGAGGATCCGTTGGTCATCTTCACGCTGCTGTCGCAGGCGGTGGTCGGCGCGTTCGCGTGGCTGGTGCTGGGTCCGTCGCTGGGCGGGGAGGGAGGCGCGGCCCTGTCGGCAACCACGCATCCGCTCGCGGTGACCGTCACGCTCTGGAGCCTGTTCGGTTTCCAAACCATCGGCATGGTGATGTCCACCCTGCACCTGGGTAAGCCGCAGTATTTCTATCGCGCCATGAACAACCTGCGGCACTCGTGGGTGAGCCGAGAAATCTTCGCCATGGGGACCTTCTATCATGTGCTGGGCGCACTCGCGATCGTGACTGGCTTTCCGGATCTGACGGCGTGGCTGCCTGCGGGCTTCGGAGATCGTCTGCCCGGGCTGCTCGGCGGCGCCGGCGTGATCGCCGGGTGTCTGGGCCTGTACAGCATGATCCGGTGTTATCGCATCAAGGCCAGACCGTTTTGGGATCACTGGCACTCGGGCGGCGCGTTCGTCTCGAGCGCTCTGATTCTGGGGAGCGCCGCGGTCGGCACGATCTTTTCCCTGGCCGAGGTCGCGGCCGGGCGCTCGCCGTATCCGGTCTCGCGGTTGGCGGCCGGGGTGCTGCTGTTCGGGCTCCTGCTTCAGGGAATTGCTCTGATCGCTCATATTCGATTTCTGGATCAACGGGGAAACGAAGCCGCGGTGTCACGCCGGCTCATGCTCACCACGTACGGCAAGACCTACGCCGGCCGCTGGGTGAGCTGGGCGCTGCTTGCGGCGTCCGCCGTCGCTCTGTTGGTCGTCAGCGCTGGAGATGCCGCAACCGGGCTGGTTCCGGCTGCGTGGGTTGCGGTGTTGTCGATCGCAACTGTGCACGAGCTGGTTGGTCGCGCCTTGTTCTACGTGGTGGTGGTGCCCACCACCCATCCGGGCGCGTTTTTTTGGGGCAACAAGGTATTTGAGACACACGCGCGGGCGACCGGCTTGGCTGAGCGACCC